Proteins co-encoded in one Siniperca chuatsi isolate FFG_IHB_CAS linkage group LG11, ASM2008510v1, whole genome shotgun sequence genomic window:
- the lrrfip2 gene encoding leucine-rich repeat flightless-interacting protein 2 isoform X7: MGTQGSGRKRAPLKDRFSAEDEALSSIAREAEARLAAKRAARAEARDIRMRELERQQKELSYRSSSGSNRKWGQIHQWMADTEKARSSSSSRSSSHHRRGLDDDVMSVRSYRSTSSAMRDLGSRSSSRRKDALDGLSTSSTLKTSRSTSSVYNDLHGYKKASSSKKDLLTGLYHDQRNYTSLTKTKAPPLPSTSTYQPRATTSSSSTTGTGLSRSYSMASIYDDNGLYGSGYSSRAPSEYSWYSSGASSTRSSPVSSSDDDTVSSVSQERFSRGRRDSASSDFSDISESAADYFSRSNRRGSIVSDLDDLSIPDLDALDEKCDKQYSDYSRPSSRCATPGLSAATLATLGGTSSRRGSADTGSIYEPDTSLSELRESLAEVEEKYKKAMVSNAQLDNDKGNLIYQVDTLKDVIEEMEEQMAEMKRELEEKSKELERQKHTCTVLQHKQEELKEGIRQRDELIEESQRMQTKLDDLTREVFDLQETINWKDKKIGALERQKEYFDCIRNERDELRDELADIKGKAKAVETHGLVIIPDGTPNGDVNHEPQSSGITVVSQEAAQVLESAGEGPLDVRLRKLAEEKDELLAQIRKLKNQLEEERQKHSKMDSAYTDGEKMENGTDLHFIEMQRDANRQISEYKFKLSKAEQEMGTMEQNIARLEGQVSRYKASADNSEKVEDELKAEKRKLQRELRTALDKIEEMEMTNNHLVKRLEKMKANRNALLSQQ; the protein is encoded by the exons GCAGAGGCGAGGCTGGCAGCGAAGAGGGCGGCTCGAGCAGAGGCCAGGGATATTCGAATGAGGGAACTTGAACGGCAGCAGAAAGAG CTTTCTTACCGCTCATCCAGTGGTAGCAACAGAAAATGGGGTCAGATCCACCAGTGGATG GCTGATACAGAAAAGGCCAGATCCTCTAGTAGTAGTAGATCTAGCAGCCATCATCGCCGG GGGCTGGATGATGATGTCATGTCAGTCCGCAGCTACAGG tcaaCCTCATCAGCAATGCGTGACTTGGGGAGTCGATCCAGTTCCCGTAGAAAAGATGCCTTG GATGGCCTCTCCACTAGCTCCACCCTCAAGACTTCCCGATCCACT AGTTCTGTGTACAATGACCTGCATGGCTATAAAAAGGCCAGCTCCTCGAAGAAGGACCTGCTG ACTGGACTGTACCATGATCAAAGGAACTACACCAGCCTAACGAAGACCAAAGCACCGCCTCTTCCTTCCACTTCCACCTATCAGCCTCGG GCCACCACTTCTTCGTCCTCCACCACTGGCACGGGGCTATCTCGCAGCTACAGCATG GCCTCTATTTACGATGACAACGGTCTTTATGGCTCGGGGTACAGTTCAAGAGCT CCCTCTGAATACAGCTGGTACTCCTCAGGAGCCAGCTCCACCCGCAGCAGCCCTGTG TCTTCCTCAGATGATGACACTGTCAGCAGCGTGTCCCAGGAGCGCTTCAGCAGAGGCCGCAGGGATAGTGCG TCGTCTGACTTCTCGGACATTAGCGAGTCGGCTGCTGATTATTTCAGCCGCTCCAACCGAAGAGGCAGTATTGTGTCTGACCTTGATGATTTGAGCATTCCAGATCTGGACGCT ctGGATGAAAAATGTGACAAGCAGTATTCAGATTATAGTCGG CCATCTTCCCGCTGTGCCACCCCAGGCCTCTCAGCAGCCACATTGGCAACACTGGGTGGCACCTCATCACGACGGGGCAGCGCAGACACTGGTAGCATCTATGAGCCCGACACCAGCCTGAGTGAACTTAGG GAGTCACTtgcagaggtggaggagaagtATAAGAAAGCCATGGTGTCGAACGCACAGCTGGACAATGACAAAGGCAACCTCATCTATCAAGTGGACACACTAAAGGATGTCATAGAGGAGATGGAGGAACAAATGGCTGAGATGAAGAGGGAGCTGGAAGAAAAGTCAAAG GAACTAGAAAGACAAAAGCACACATGTACAGTCCTGCAGCATAAACAAGAAGAACTGAAAGAGGGAATCCGCCAGAGAGATGAGCTTATAGAG GAGAGCCAGCGAATGCAGACTAAGTTAGATGACCTCACCAGAGAGGTGTTTGACCTGCAGGAAACGATAAACTGGAAGGACAAAAAGATTGGG GCCctagagagacagaaagagtacTTTGATTGCATTAGGAATGAGAGGGATGAGCTCAGAGATGAGCTCGCTGACATCAAGGGGAAGGCCAAAGCAGTAGAG ACACATGGGCTCGTCATCATCCCAGACGGCACACCAAATGGAGATGTCAACCATGAGCCTCAGTCCTCAGGGATCACTGTGGTCTCCCAGGAGGCCGCTCAGGTGCTGGAGTCTGCAGGAGAGGGCCCGCTGG ATGTCAGGCTACGGAAGTTGGCAGAGGAGAAAGATGAACTCTTGGCTCAGATCAGGAAGCTGAAGaatcagctggaggaggagagacagaaacactcaAAGATGGACAGTGCATACACAGACGGGGAGAAGATGGAGAACGGTACAGACCTACACTTTATTGAGATGCAGA GAGATGCCAACAGACAGATTAGTGAATACAAATTCAAGCTTTCCAAGGCAGAGCAGGAAATGGGTACAATGGAACAAAAT atTGCCAGACTTGAAGGGCAAGTGTCCAGGTACAAGGCATCAGCAGACAACTCAGAGAAAGTAGAAGATGAACTTAAGGCAGAAAAACGGAAACTTCAAAGAGAG CTGCGCACAGCTCTAGATAAGATAGAGGAGATGGAGATGACCAACAACCACCTAGTAAAGCGCCTCGAGAAGATGAAGGCCAACAGGAACGCCCTTCTGTCACAGCAGTGA
- the lrrfip2 gene encoding leucine-rich repeat flightless-interacting protein 2 isoform X8 yields the protein MGTQGSGRKRAPLKDRFSAEDEALSSIAREAEARLAAKRAARAEARDIRMRELERQQKELSYRSSSGSNRKWGQIHQWMADTEKARSSSSSRSSSHHRRGLDDDVMSVRSYRSTSSAMRDLGSRSSSRRKDALDGLSTSSTLKTSRSTSSVYNDLHGYKKASSSKKDLLTGLYHDQRNYTSLTKTKAPPLPSTSTYQPRATTSSSSTTGTGLSRSYSMASIYDDNGLYGSGYSSRAPSEYSWYSSGASSTRSSPVSSSDDDTVSSVSQERFSRGRRDSASSDFSDISESAADYFSRSNRRGSIVSDLDDLSIPDLDALDEKCDKQYSDYSRPSSRCATPGLSAATLATLGGTSSRRGSADTGSIYEPDTSLSELRDIYELKDQIQDVEGRYMQGLKELKESLAEVEEKYKKAMVSNAQLDNDKGNLIYQVDTLKDVIEEMEEQMAEMKRELEEKSKELERQKHTCTVLQHKQEELKEGIRQRDELIEALERQKEYFDCIRNERDELRDELADIKGKAKAVETHGLVIIPDGTPNGDVNHEPQSSGITVVSQEAAQVLESAGEGPLDVRLRKLAEEKDELLAQIRKLKNQLEEERQKHSKMDSAYTDGEKMENGTDLHFIEMQRDANRQISEYKFKLSKAEQEMGTMEQNIARLEGQVSRYKASADNSEKVEDELKAEKRKLQRELRTALDKIEEMEMTNNHLVKRLEKMKANRNALLSQQ from the exons GCAGAGGCGAGGCTGGCAGCGAAGAGGGCGGCTCGAGCAGAGGCCAGGGATATTCGAATGAGGGAACTTGAACGGCAGCAGAAAGAG CTTTCTTACCGCTCATCCAGTGGTAGCAACAGAAAATGGGGTCAGATCCACCAGTGGATG GCTGATACAGAAAAGGCCAGATCCTCTAGTAGTAGTAGATCTAGCAGCCATCATCGCCGG GGGCTGGATGATGATGTCATGTCAGTCCGCAGCTACAGG tcaaCCTCATCAGCAATGCGTGACTTGGGGAGTCGATCCAGTTCCCGTAGAAAAGATGCCTTG GATGGCCTCTCCACTAGCTCCACCCTCAAGACTTCCCGATCCACT AGTTCTGTGTACAATGACCTGCATGGCTATAAAAAGGCCAGCTCCTCGAAGAAGGACCTGCTG ACTGGACTGTACCATGATCAAAGGAACTACACCAGCCTAACGAAGACCAAAGCACCGCCTCTTCCTTCCACTTCCACCTATCAGCCTCGG GCCACCACTTCTTCGTCCTCCACCACTGGCACGGGGCTATCTCGCAGCTACAGCATG GCCTCTATTTACGATGACAACGGTCTTTATGGCTCGGGGTACAGTTCAAGAGCT CCCTCTGAATACAGCTGGTACTCCTCAGGAGCCAGCTCCACCCGCAGCAGCCCTGTG TCTTCCTCAGATGATGACACTGTCAGCAGCGTGTCCCAGGAGCGCTTCAGCAGAGGCCGCAGGGATAGTGCG TCGTCTGACTTCTCGGACATTAGCGAGTCGGCTGCTGATTATTTCAGCCGCTCCAACCGAAGAGGCAGTATTGTGTCTGACCTTGATGATTTGAGCATTCCAGATCTGGACGCT ctGGATGAAAAATGTGACAAGCAGTATTCAGATTATAGTCGG CCATCTTCCCGCTGTGCCACCCCAGGCCTCTCAGCAGCCACATTGGCAACACTGGGTGGCACCTCATCACGACGGGGCAGCGCAGACACTGGTAGCATCTATGAGCCCGACACCAGCCTGAGTGAACTTAGG GATATCTATGAACTAAAGGACCAGATTCAGGATGTAGAAGGGCGATACATGCAAGGGCTTAAAGAGCTGAAG GAGTCACTtgcagaggtggaggagaagtATAAGAAAGCCATGGTGTCGAACGCACAGCTGGACAATGACAAAGGCAACCTCATCTATCAAGTGGACACACTAAAGGATGTCATAGAGGAGATGGAGGAACAAATGGCTGAGATGAAGAGGGAGCTGGAAGAAAAGTCAAAG GAACTAGAAAGACAAAAGCACACATGTACAGTCCTGCAGCATAAACAAGAAGAACTGAAAGAGGGAATCCGCCAGAGAGATGAGCTTATAGAG GCCctagagagacagaaagagtacTTTGATTGCATTAGGAATGAGAGGGATGAGCTCAGAGATGAGCTCGCTGACATCAAGGGGAAGGCCAAAGCAGTAGAG ACACATGGGCTCGTCATCATCCCAGACGGCACACCAAATGGAGATGTCAACCATGAGCCTCAGTCCTCAGGGATCACTGTGGTCTCCCAGGAGGCCGCTCAGGTGCTGGAGTCTGCAGGAGAGGGCCCGCTGG ATGTCAGGCTACGGAAGTTGGCAGAGGAGAAAGATGAACTCTTGGCTCAGATCAGGAAGCTGAAGaatcagctggaggaggagagacagaaacactcaAAGATGGACAGTGCATACACAGACGGGGAGAAGATGGAGAACGGTACAGACCTACACTTTATTGAGATGCAGA GAGATGCCAACAGACAGATTAGTGAATACAAATTCAAGCTTTCCAAGGCAGAGCAGGAAATGGGTACAATGGAACAAAAT atTGCCAGACTTGAAGGGCAAGTGTCCAGGTACAAGGCATCAGCAGACAACTCAGAGAAAGTAGAAGATGAACTTAAGGCAGAAAAACGGAAACTTCAAAGAGAG CTGCGCACAGCTCTAGATAAGATAGAGGAGATGGAGATGACCAACAACCACCTAGTAAAGCGCCTCGAGAAGATGAAGGCCAACAGGAACGCCCTTCTGTCACAGCAGTGA
- the lrrfip2 gene encoding leucine-rich repeat flightless-interacting protein 2 isoform X33: MGTQGSGRKRAPLKDRFSAEDEALSSIAREAEARLAAKRAARAEARDIRMRELERQQKELDEKCDKQYSDYSRPSSRCATPGLSAATLATLGGTSSRRGSADTGSIYEPDTSLSELRESLAEVEEKYKKAMVSNAQLDNDKGNLIYQVDTLKDVIEEMEEQMAEMKRELEEKSKELERQKHTCTVLQHKQEELKEGIRQRDELIETHGLVIIPDGTPNGDVNHEPQSSGITVVSQEAAQVLESAGEGPLDVRLRKLAEEKDELLAQIRKLKNQLEEERQKHSKMDSAYTDGEKMENGTDLHFIEMQRDANRQISEYKFKLSKAEQEMGTMEQNIARLEGQVSRYKASADNSEKVEDELKAEKRKLQRELRTALDKIEEMEMTNNHLVKRLEKMKANRNALLSQQ, translated from the exons GCAGAGGCGAGGCTGGCAGCGAAGAGGGCGGCTCGAGCAGAGGCCAGGGATATTCGAATGAGGGAACTTGAACGGCAGCAGAAAGAG ctGGATGAAAAATGTGACAAGCAGTATTCAGATTATAGTCGG CCATCTTCCCGCTGTGCCACCCCAGGCCTCTCAGCAGCCACATTGGCAACACTGGGTGGCACCTCATCACGACGGGGCAGCGCAGACACTGGTAGCATCTATGAGCCCGACACCAGCCTGAGTGAACTTAGG GAGTCACTtgcagaggtggaggagaagtATAAGAAAGCCATGGTGTCGAACGCACAGCTGGACAATGACAAAGGCAACCTCATCTATCAAGTGGACACACTAAAGGATGTCATAGAGGAGATGGAGGAACAAATGGCTGAGATGAAGAGGGAGCTGGAAGAAAAGTCAAAG GAACTAGAAAGACAAAAGCACACATGTACAGTCCTGCAGCATAAACAAGAAGAACTGAAAGAGGGAATCCGCCAGAGAGATGAGCTTATAGAG ACACATGGGCTCGTCATCATCCCAGACGGCACACCAAATGGAGATGTCAACCATGAGCCTCAGTCCTCAGGGATCACTGTGGTCTCCCAGGAGGCCGCTCAGGTGCTGGAGTCTGCAGGAGAGGGCCCGCTGG ATGTCAGGCTACGGAAGTTGGCAGAGGAGAAAGATGAACTCTTGGCTCAGATCAGGAAGCTGAAGaatcagctggaggaggagagacagaaacactcaAAGATGGACAGTGCATACACAGACGGGGAGAAGATGGAGAACGGTACAGACCTACACTTTATTGAGATGCAGA GAGATGCCAACAGACAGATTAGTGAATACAAATTCAAGCTTTCCAAGGCAGAGCAGGAAATGGGTACAATGGAACAAAAT atTGCCAGACTTGAAGGGCAAGTGTCCAGGTACAAGGCATCAGCAGACAACTCAGAGAAAGTAGAAGATGAACTTAAGGCAGAAAAACGGAAACTTCAAAGAGAG CTGCGCACAGCTCTAGATAAGATAGAGGAGATGGAGATGACCAACAACCACCTAGTAAAGCGCCTCGAGAAGATGAAGGCCAACAGGAACGCCCTTCTGTCACAGCAGTGA
- the lrrfip2 gene encoding leucine-rich repeat flightless-interacting protein 2 isoform X32 yields MGTQGSGRKRAPLKDRFSAEDEALSSIAREAEARLAAKRAARAEARDIRMRELERQQKELDEKCDKQYSDYSRPSSRCATPGLSAATLATLGGTSSRRGSADTGSIYEPDTSLSELRDIYELKDQIQDVEGRYMQGLKELKESLAEVEEKYKKAMVSNAQLDNDKGNLIYQVDTLKDVIEEMEEQMAEMKRELEEKSKELERQKHTCTVLQHKQEELKEGIRQRDELIETHGLVIIPDGTPNGDVNHEPQSSGITVVSQEAAQVLESAGEGPLDVRLRKLAEEKDELLAQIRKLKNQLEEERQKHSKMDSAYTDGEKMENGTDLHFIEMQRDANRQISEYKFKLSKAEQEMGTMEQNIARLEGQVSRYKASADNSEKVEDELKAEKRKLQRELRTALDKIEEMEMTNNHLVKRLEKMKANRNALLSQQ; encoded by the exons GCAGAGGCGAGGCTGGCAGCGAAGAGGGCGGCTCGAGCAGAGGCCAGGGATATTCGAATGAGGGAACTTGAACGGCAGCAGAAAGAG ctGGATGAAAAATGTGACAAGCAGTATTCAGATTATAGTCGG CCATCTTCCCGCTGTGCCACCCCAGGCCTCTCAGCAGCCACATTGGCAACACTGGGTGGCACCTCATCACGACGGGGCAGCGCAGACACTGGTAGCATCTATGAGCCCGACACCAGCCTGAGTGAACTTAGG GATATCTATGAACTAAAGGACCAGATTCAGGATGTAGAAGGGCGATACATGCAAGGGCTTAAAGAGCTGAAG GAGTCACTtgcagaggtggaggagaagtATAAGAAAGCCATGGTGTCGAACGCACAGCTGGACAATGACAAAGGCAACCTCATCTATCAAGTGGACACACTAAAGGATGTCATAGAGGAGATGGAGGAACAAATGGCTGAGATGAAGAGGGAGCTGGAAGAAAAGTCAAAG GAACTAGAAAGACAAAAGCACACATGTACAGTCCTGCAGCATAAACAAGAAGAACTGAAAGAGGGAATCCGCCAGAGAGATGAGCTTATAGAG ACACATGGGCTCGTCATCATCCCAGACGGCACACCAAATGGAGATGTCAACCATGAGCCTCAGTCCTCAGGGATCACTGTGGTCTCCCAGGAGGCCGCTCAGGTGCTGGAGTCTGCAGGAGAGGGCCCGCTGG ATGTCAGGCTACGGAAGTTGGCAGAGGAGAAAGATGAACTCTTGGCTCAGATCAGGAAGCTGAAGaatcagctggaggaggagagacagaaacactcaAAGATGGACAGTGCATACACAGACGGGGAGAAGATGGAGAACGGTACAGACCTACACTTTATTGAGATGCAGA GAGATGCCAACAGACAGATTAGTGAATACAAATTCAAGCTTTCCAAGGCAGAGCAGGAAATGGGTACAATGGAACAAAAT atTGCCAGACTTGAAGGGCAAGTGTCCAGGTACAAGGCATCAGCAGACAACTCAGAGAAAGTAGAAGATGAACTTAAGGCAGAAAAACGGAAACTTCAAAGAGAG CTGCGCACAGCTCTAGATAAGATAGAGGAGATGGAGATGACCAACAACCACCTAGTAAAGCGCCTCGAGAAGATGAAGGCCAACAGGAACGCCCTTCTGTCACAGCAGTGA
- the lrrfip2 gene encoding leucine-rich repeat flightless-interacting protein 2 isoform X13, whose product MGTQGSGRKRAPLKDRFSAEDEALSSIAREAEARLAAKRAARAEARDIRMRELERQQKEADTEKARSSSSSRSSSHHRRGLDDDVMSVRSYRDGLSTSSTLKTSRSTSSVYNDLHGYKKASSSKKDLLTGLYHDQRNYTSLTKTKAPPLPSTSTYQPRATTSSSSTTGTGLSRSYSMASIYDDNGLYGSGYSSRAPSEYSWYSSGASSTRSSPVSSSDDDTVSSVSQERFSRGRRDSASSDFSDISESAADYFSRSNRRGSIVSDLDDLSIPDLDALDEKCDKQYSDYSRPSSRCATPGLSAATLATLGGTSSRRGSADTGSIYEPDTSLSELRDIYELKDQIQDVEGRYMQGLKELKESLAEVEEKYKKAMVSNAQLDNDKGNLIYQVDTLKDVIEEMEEQMAEMKRELEEKSKELERQKHTCTVLQHKQEELKEGIRQRDELIEESQRMQTKLDDLTREVFDLQETINWKDKKIGALERQKEYFDCIRNERDELRDELADIKGKAKAVETHGLVIIPDGTPNGDVNHEPQSSGITVVSQEAAQVLESAGEGPLDVRLRKLAEEKDELLAQIRKLKNQLEEERQKHSKMDSAYTDGEKMENGTDLHFIEMQRDANRQISEYKFKLSKAEQEMGTMEQNIARLEGQVSRYKASADNSEKVEDELKAEKRKLQRELRTALDKIEEMEMTNNHLVKRLEKMKANRNALLSQQ is encoded by the exons GCAGAGGCGAGGCTGGCAGCGAAGAGGGCGGCTCGAGCAGAGGCCAGGGATATTCGAATGAGGGAACTTGAACGGCAGCAGAAAGAG GCTGATACAGAAAAGGCCAGATCCTCTAGTAGTAGTAGATCTAGCAGCCATCATCGCCGG GGGCTGGATGATGATGTCATGTCAGTCCGCAGCTACAGG GATGGCCTCTCCACTAGCTCCACCCTCAAGACTTCCCGATCCACT AGTTCTGTGTACAATGACCTGCATGGCTATAAAAAGGCCAGCTCCTCGAAGAAGGACCTGCTG ACTGGACTGTACCATGATCAAAGGAACTACACCAGCCTAACGAAGACCAAAGCACCGCCTCTTCCTTCCACTTCCACCTATCAGCCTCGG GCCACCACTTCTTCGTCCTCCACCACTGGCACGGGGCTATCTCGCAGCTACAGCATG GCCTCTATTTACGATGACAACGGTCTTTATGGCTCGGGGTACAGTTCAAGAGCT CCCTCTGAATACAGCTGGTACTCCTCAGGAGCCAGCTCCACCCGCAGCAGCCCTGTG TCTTCCTCAGATGATGACACTGTCAGCAGCGTGTCCCAGGAGCGCTTCAGCAGAGGCCGCAGGGATAGTGCG TCGTCTGACTTCTCGGACATTAGCGAGTCGGCTGCTGATTATTTCAGCCGCTCCAACCGAAGAGGCAGTATTGTGTCTGACCTTGATGATTTGAGCATTCCAGATCTGGACGCT ctGGATGAAAAATGTGACAAGCAGTATTCAGATTATAGTCGG CCATCTTCCCGCTGTGCCACCCCAGGCCTCTCAGCAGCCACATTGGCAACACTGGGTGGCACCTCATCACGACGGGGCAGCGCAGACACTGGTAGCATCTATGAGCCCGACACCAGCCTGAGTGAACTTAGG GATATCTATGAACTAAAGGACCAGATTCAGGATGTAGAAGGGCGATACATGCAAGGGCTTAAAGAGCTGAAG GAGTCACTtgcagaggtggaggagaagtATAAGAAAGCCATGGTGTCGAACGCACAGCTGGACAATGACAAAGGCAACCTCATCTATCAAGTGGACACACTAAAGGATGTCATAGAGGAGATGGAGGAACAAATGGCTGAGATGAAGAGGGAGCTGGAAGAAAAGTCAAAG GAACTAGAAAGACAAAAGCACACATGTACAGTCCTGCAGCATAAACAAGAAGAACTGAAAGAGGGAATCCGCCAGAGAGATGAGCTTATAGAG GAGAGCCAGCGAATGCAGACTAAGTTAGATGACCTCACCAGAGAGGTGTTTGACCTGCAGGAAACGATAAACTGGAAGGACAAAAAGATTGGG GCCctagagagacagaaagagtacTTTGATTGCATTAGGAATGAGAGGGATGAGCTCAGAGATGAGCTCGCTGACATCAAGGGGAAGGCCAAAGCAGTAGAG ACACATGGGCTCGTCATCATCCCAGACGGCACACCAAATGGAGATGTCAACCATGAGCCTCAGTCCTCAGGGATCACTGTGGTCTCCCAGGAGGCCGCTCAGGTGCTGGAGTCTGCAGGAGAGGGCCCGCTGG ATGTCAGGCTACGGAAGTTGGCAGAGGAGAAAGATGAACTCTTGGCTCAGATCAGGAAGCTGAAGaatcagctggaggaggagagacagaaacactcaAAGATGGACAGTGCATACACAGACGGGGAGAAGATGGAGAACGGTACAGACCTACACTTTATTGAGATGCAGA GAGATGCCAACAGACAGATTAGTGAATACAAATTCAAGCTTTCCAAGGCAGAGCAGGAAATGGGTACAATGGAACAAAAT atTGCCAGACTTGAAGGGCAAGTGTCCAGGTACAAGGCATCAGCAGACAACTCAGAGAAAGTAGAAGATGAACTTAAGGCAGAAAAACGGAAACTTCAAAGAGAG CTGCGCACAGCTCTAGATAAGATAGAGGAGATGGAGATGACCAACAACCACCTAGTAAAGCGCCTCGAGAAGATGAAGGCCAACAGGAACGCCCTTCTGTCACAGCAGTGA
- the lrrfip2 gene encoding leucine-rich repeat flightless-interacting protein 2 isoform X22: MGTQGSGRKRAPLKDRFSAEDEALSSIAREAEARLAAKRAARAEARDIRMRELERQQKEADTEKARSSSSSRSSSHHRRDGLSTSSTLKTSRSTTGLYHDQRNYTSLTKTKAPPLPSTSTYQPRATTSSSSTTGTGLSRSYSMASIYDDNGLYGSGYSSRAPSEYSWYSSGASSTRSSPVSSSDDDTVSSVSQERFSRGRRDSASSDFSDISESAADYFSRSNRRGSIVSDLDDLSIPDLDALDEKCDKQYSDYSRPSSRCATPGLSAATLATLGGTSSRRGSADTGSIYEPDTSLSELRDIYELKDQIQDVEGRYMQGLKELKESLAEVEEKYKKAMVSNAQLDNDKGNLIYQVDTLKDVIEEMEEQMAEMKRELEEKSKELERQKHTCTVLQHKQEELKEGIRQRDELIEESQRMQTKLDDLTREVFDLQETINWKDKKIGALERQKEYFDCIRNERDELRDELADIKGKAKAVETHGLVIIPDGTPNGDVNHEPQSSGITVVSQEAAQVLESAGEGPLDVRLRKLAEEKDELLAQIRKLKNQLEEERQKHSKMDSAYTDGEKMENGTDLHFIEMQRDANRQISEYKFKLSKAEQEMGTMEQNIARLEGQVSRYKASADNSEKVEDELKAEKRKLQRELRTALDKIEEMEMTNNHLVKRLEKMKANRNALLSQQ, translated from the exons GCAGAGGCGAGGCTGGCAGCGAAGAGGGCGGCTCGAGCAGAGGCCAGGGATATTCGAATGAGGGAACTTGAACGGCAGCAGAAAGAG GCTGATACAGAAAAGGCCAGATCCTCTAGTAGTAGTAGATCTAGCAGCCATCATCGCCGG GATGGCCTCTCCACTAGCTCCACCCTCAAGACTTCCCGATCCACT ACTGGACTGTACCATGATCAAAGGAACTACACCAGCCTAACGAAGACCAAAGCACCGCCTCTTCCTTCCACTTCCACCTATCAGCCTCGG GCCACCACTTCTTCGTCCTCCACCACTGGCACGGGGCTATCTCGCAGCTACAGCATG GCCTCTATTTACGATGACAACGGTCTTTATGGCTCGGGGTACAGTTCAAGAGCT CCCTCTGAATACAGCTGGTACTCCTCAGGAGCCAGCTCCACCCGCAGCAGCCCTGTG TCTTCCTCAGATGATGACACTGTCAGCAGCGTGTCCCAGGAGCGCTTCAGCAGAGGCCGCAGGGATAGTGCG TCGTCTGACTTCTCGGACATTAGCGAGTCGGCTGCTGATTATTTCAGCCGCTCCAACCGAAGAGGCAGTATTGTGTCTGACCTTGATGATTTGAGCATTCCAGATCTGGACGCT ctGGATGAAAAATGTGACAAGCAGTATTCAGATTATAGTCGG CCATCTTCCCGCTGTGCCACCCCAGGCCTCTCAGCAGCCACATTGGCAACACTGGGTGGCACCTCATCACGACGGGGCAGCGCAGACACTGGTAGCATCTATGAGCCCGACACCAGCCTGAGTGAACTTAGG GATATCTATGAACTAAAGGACCAGATTCAGGATGTAGAAGGGCGATACATGCAAGGGCTTAAAGAGCTGAAG GAGTCACTtgcagaggtggaggagaagtATAAGAAAGCCATGGTGTCGAACGCACAGCTGGACAATGACAAAGGCAACCTCATCTATCAAGTGGACACACTAAAGGATGTCATAGAGGAGATGGAGGAACAAATGGCTGAGATGAAGAGGGAGCTGGAAGAAAAGTCAAAG GAACTAGAAAGACAAAAGCACACATGTACAGTCCTGCAGCATAAACAAGAAGAACTGAAAGAGGGAATCCGCCAGAGAGATGAGCTTATAGAG GAGAGCCAGCGAATGCAGACTAAGTTAGATGACCTCACCAGAGAGGTGTTTGACCTGCAGGAAACGATAAACTGGAAGGACAAAAAGATTGGG GCCctagagagacagaaagagtacTTTGATTGCATTAGGAATGAGAGGGATGAGCTCAGAGATGAGCTCGCTGACATCAAGGGGAAGGCCAAAGCAGTAGAG ACACATGGGCTCGTCATCATCCCAGACGGCACACCAAATGGAGATGTCAACCATGAGCCTCAGTCCTCAGGGATCACTGTGGTCTCCCAGGAGGCCGCTCAGGTGCTGGAGTCTGCAGGAGAGGGCCCGCTGG ATGTCAGGCTACGGAAGTTGGCAGAGGAGAAAGATGAACTCTTGGCTCAGATCAGGAAGCTGAAGaatcagctggaggaggagagacagaaacactcaAAGATGGACAGTGCATACACAGACGGGGAGAAGATGGAGAACGGTACAGACCTACACTTTATTGAGATGCAGA GAGATGCCAACAGACAGATTAGTGAATACAAATTCAAGCTTTCCAAGGCAGAGCAGGAAATGGGTACAATGGAACAAAAT atTGCCAGACTTGAAGGGCAAGTGTCCAGGTACAAGGCATCAGCAGACAACTCAGAGAAAGTAGAAGATGAACTTAAGGCAGAAAAACGGAAACTTCAAAGAGAG CTGCGCACAGCTCTAGATAAGATAGAGGAGATGGAGATGACCAACAACCACCTAGTAAAGCGCCTCGAGAAGATGAAGGCCAACAGGAACGCCCTTCTGTCACAGCAGTGA